One Phycisphaeraceae bacterium genomic window carries:
- a CDS encoding HU family DNA-binding protein, translating to MAKKKKVTKKKAGAAKSAKPAKAAAPAKVAPIAAASKVRTKGEVFRVLAEQTGASRKQVASMFDVMKDMIAKDLSKKGPGVFSVPGMMKVTVKRMPATKAREGINPFTGEKTTFKAKPARNVVKVRPLKGLKELV from the coding sequence ATGGCAAAGAAGAAGAAAGTCACGAAGAAGAAAGCCGGCGCCGCGAAGAGCGCCAAGCCCGCCAAGGCCGCCGCCCCTGCCAAGGTCGCCCCCATCGCCGCGGCCAGCAAGGTGCGCACCAAGGGCGAGGTCTTCCGCGTTCTGGCGGAGCAGACCGGCGCAAGCCGCAAGCAGGTCGCCAGCATGTTCGACGTCATGAAGGACATGATCGCCAAGGACCTGTCGAAGAAGGGCCCCGGCGTCTTCAGCGTGCCCGGCATGATGAAGGTCACCGTCAAGCGCATGCCCGCCACCAAGGCGCGCGAGGGCATCAACCCCTTCACCGGCGAGAAGACCACCTTCAAGGCGAAGCCCGCGCGCAACGTCGTGAAGGTCCGTCCGCTCAAGGGCCTCAAGGAACTCGTCTGA
- the thrS gene encoding threonine--tRNA ligase, which yields MPRITLPDGSVRSYDAPVTALRVAQDIGPRLAQAAVGCTVDGELRDLSTTLDRDCSLAIITPTTRDKQPDAQAMYLLRHSTAHVMAEAIQRLKPGVMLVYGPPLENGFYYDMYLPAGTTLSSDEFPLIEAEMAKIVAEDRPFTRYDMPIDQGVAKLKSEGSKYKLDNAERAIEGGSSTLSWYATGAPGKNWEDLCRGPHVPSTGRIGAFKVMSLASSYWKGDENSDRLIRVYGTAFFSKADLDAHLNQLDEAKKRDHRALGKQLRLFHIDEDVGQGLILWTPKGAIVRDELQKFIGAELKKQGYFQVFTPHIGKLALYRTSGHFPYYAESQFPPIVERESLQMLADEGCGCADLMSRVTTGEVEGFMLKPMNCPHHIKIYASEPRSYRDLPLRLAEFGTVYRWEQSGELNGMTRVRGFTQDDAHLFCTEDQVPAELMGCLSLVKLILGTLGISDYRVRLGLRDPDSNKYTGDPANWDKAEAACRAAAQTLGVKFTEEPGEAAFYGPKIDFVVRDVIGREWQLGTVQVDYNLPNRFDISYIGPDNQAHRPVMIHRAPFGSMERFCGVLIEHFAGAFPTWLSPEQCRVLPISDKSLDYAREVHAMLKASGVRCALDDSSDRIQGKVKVAADEKVPYMLVVGPRDAEQRAVSVRARGIQKDLGSMPLDEFVQLIAEEIESKGKTTVLERFGASVNA from the coding sequence ATGCCCCGCATCACTCTCCCCGACGGCTCTGTTCGCTCCTACGACGCCCCGGTGACCGCTCTGCGGGTCGCCCAGGACATCGGCCCCCGGCTCGCGCAGGCCGCGGTCGGCTGCACCGTGGACGGCGAGCTGCGCGACCTCTCGACCACTCTGGACCGCGACTGCTCGCTCGCGATCATCACCCCCACGACCCGCGACAAGCAGCCCGACGCGCAGGCCATGTACCTGCTGCGCCACTCGACGGCGCACGTGATGGCCGAGGCCATCCAGCGCCTCAAGCCCGGCGTCATGCTCGTGTACGGCCCGCCCCTCGAGAACGGGTTCTACTACGACATGTACCTGCCGGCCGGGACCACGCTCTCGTCCGACGAGTTCCCGCTCATCGAGGCCGAGATGGCGAAGATCGTCGCCGAGGACCGGCCCTTCACGCGCTACGACATGCCCATCGATCAGGGCGTCGCGAAGTTGAAGTCGGAGGGCAGCAAGTACAAGCTCGACAACGCCGAGCGCGCCATCGAGGGCGGCTCGTCGACGCTGTCGTGGTACGCCACCGGCGCGCCGGGCAAGAACTGGGAAGACCTCTGCCGCGGCCCGCATGTGCCCAGCACGGGGCGCATCGGCGCGTTCAAGGTCATGTCGCTGGCGTCCTCCTACTGGAAGGGCGACGAGAACTCCGACCGGCTGATCCGCGTCTACGGCACGGCGTTCTTCTCGAAGGCCGACCTCGACGCGCACCTGAACCAGCTCGACGAGGCGAAGAAGCGCGATCACCGCGCGCTGGGCAAGCAACTCCGCCTCTTCCACATCGACGAGGACGTCGGGCAGGGCCTCATCCTCTGGACGCCCAAGGGCGCGATCGTGCGCGACGAACTCCAGAAGTTCATCGGCGCCGAACTGAAGAAGCAGGGCTACTTCCAGGTCTTCACGCCCCACATCGGCAAGCTCGCGCTCTATCGCACGAGCGGGCACTTCCCCTACTACGCCGAGTCGCAGTTCCCCCCGATCGTCGAGCGCGAGTCGCTCCAGATGCTCGCCGACGAGGGCTGCGGTTGCGCCGATCTCATGAGCAGGGTGACCACGGGCGAGGTCGAGGGCTTCATGCTCAAGCCCATGAACTGCCCCCACCACATCAAGATCTACGCGAGCGAGCCACGCTCGTACCGCGACCTGCCGCTCCGGCTCGCGGAGTTCGGCACGGTCTATCGGTGGGAGCAGTCGGGCGAGCTCAACGGCATGACCCGCGTGCGCGGCTTCACGCAGGACGACGCGCACCTCTTCTGCACCGAGGACCAGGTCCCGGCGGAGCTGATGGGCTGCCTCTCGCTCGTGAAGCTGATCCTCGGCACGCTGGGCATCAGCGACTATCGCGTGCGCTTGGGCCTGCGCGACCCGGATTCCAACAAGTACACCGGCGACCCGGCGAACTGGGACAAGGCGGAGGCCGCCTGCCGCGCCGCCGCCCAGACCCTGGGCGTGAAGTTCACGGAGGAACCCGGCGAAGCGGCGTTCTACGGGCCCAAGATCGACTTCGTGGTGCGCGACGTGATCGGGCGCGAGTGGCAGCTCGGTACGGTGCAGGTCGATTACAACCTGCCCAACCGCTTCGACATCTCGTACATCGGCCCCGACAACCAGGCCCACCGCCCGGTGATGATCCATCGCGCGCCCTTCGGCAGCATGGAGCGTTTCTGCGGCGTGCTGATCGAGCACTTCGCCGGCGCGTTCCCCACCTGGCTGAGCCCCGAGCAGTGCCGCGTGCTGCCCATCAGCGACAAGTCGCTGGACTACGCCCGAGAGGTCCACGCGATGCTCAAAGCCAGCGGCGTGCGCTGCGCGCTGGACGACTCGAGCGATCGCATCCAGGGCAAGGTGAAGGTCGCGGCGGACGAGAAGGTCCCGTACATGCTCGTCGTCGGCCCGCGCGACGCGGAGCAGCGCGCGGTCTCGGTCCGCGCCCGGGGCATCCAGAAGGACCTTGGCTCGATGCCTCTCGACGAGTTCGTGCAACTGATCGCCGAGGAAATCGAAAGCAAGGGCAAGACAACCGTCCTCGAGCGTTTCGGGGCGAGCGTGAACGCCTGA
- a CDS encoding phosphatidate cytidylyltransferase: MLRYRLLLGPVLIAALIGVFWADAAIEGAAIPSFLRAIFLGREAFPPGVAMFAFALLISPLASFELVAILRANSINASKRATWFATVLGLLVSCTIPTDITGSLGAAIVASVAAFVLVGSLIFYSRKKTVEGVVAAAGGTLFAFAYLGLLFGFLLAIRREHSAWVVLAVLLMTKSCDIGAYFTGRAIGRHKLIPWLSPGKTWEGLGGGVALATALGVLGAYLAHRASWLPPYPLWQGALMGATLALVGQAGDLLASLLKRDAGIKDSSKALPGFGGVLDVIDSPLLAGPAAFWLLTAFGAPQVA; this comes from the coding sequence GTGTTGCGCTATCGACTGCTGCTGGGCCCGGTACTCATCGCGGCGCTGATCGGGGTGTTCTGGGCGGACGCCGCGATCGAGGGCGCAGCGATCCCGTCGTTCCTTCGCGCGATCTTCCTGGGTCGAGAGGCCTTCCCGCCGGGCGTTGCGATGTTCGCGTTCGCGCTGCTCATCAGCCCGCTGGCGTCCTTCGAACTCGTCGCGATCCTGCGCGCCAACTCGATCAACGCCTCGAAGCGCGCCACCTGGTTCGCGACGGTTCTTGGCCTGCTCGTCTCGTGCACCATCCCCACCGACATCACGGGGTCGCTCGGCGCGGCGATCGTCGCGTCGGTGGCGGCGTTCGTCCTCGTCGGCTCCCTGATCTTCTACTCGCGCAAGAAGACGGTGGAAGGAGTCGTGGCGGCGGCCGGGGGAACGCTCTTCGCCTTCGCGTACCTCGGGCTGTTGTTCGGCTTTCTGCTGGCGATCCGGCGCGAGCACTCCGCGTGGGTGGTTCTGGCGGTGCTGCTGATGACCAAGTCGTGCGACATCGGCGCCTATTTCACCGGGCGAGCGATCGGGCGCCACAAGCTGATCCCGTGGCTGAGCCCCGGCAAGACCTGGGAGGGGCTGGGAGGGGGCGTCGCGCTCGCCACGGCGCTGGGGGTGCTTGGCGCCTACCTCGCGCATCGCGCCTCGTGGCTGCCCCCCTACCCGCTCTGGCAAGGCGCGTTGATGGGCGCAACTCTCGCGCTCGTCGGGCAGGCGGGCGACCTGCTCGCCAGTCTGCTCAAGCGCGACGCGGGCATCAAGGACTCTTCCAAAGCCCTGCCGGGATTCGGCGGGGTGCTCGATGTGATCGATTCCCCCCTGCTCGCAGGGCCGGCGGCGTTCTGGCTCTTGACCGCGTTCGGCGCGCCGCAGGTCGCATAA
- the nrdR gene encoding transcriptional regulator NrdR: MICPYCSANQDRVIDSRSSEGGLVVRRRRQCEVCGRRFTTYERVEEAPRLTVIKRDGKREPFDREKIARSVALACGKRPIPERDKDALIDAVEEALHREFDREAPTREIGDRVMALLRDLDEVAYVRFASEHHNFQNAAELQRELEELRQRVRDVKDQQKLFVEGE, from the coding sequence GTGATCTGTCCCTACTGCTCTGCCAACCAGGACCGCGTCATCGATTCCCGCTCGAGCGAGGGGGGGCTGGTCGTTCGCAGGCGTCGCCAGTGCGAGGTCTGCGGGCGGCGGTTCACGACCTACGAGCGCGTGGAAGAGGCCCCTCGCCTCACGGTGATCAAGCGCGACGGCAAGCGCGAGCCCTTCGACCGCGAGAAGATCGCGCGGAGCGTCGCCCTCGCCTGCGGGAAGCGCCCGATCCCCGAGCGGGACAAGGACGCGCTGATCGACGCCGTCGAGGAGGCCCTGCACCGCGAGTTCGACCGCGAGGCGCCCACGCGCGAGATCGGCGACCGGGTGATGGCGCTGCTGCGCGATCTCGACGAGGTCGCGTATGTCCGCTTCGCGAGCGAGCATCACAACTTCCAGAACGCCGCGGAGTTGCAGCGCGAGCTCGAGGAGCTGCGCCAGCGGGTCCGCGACGTGAAGGACCAGCAGAAGCTGTTCGTCGAGGGCGAATGA
- a CDS encoding PP2C family protein-serine/threonine phosphatase produces the protein MPDATPTPIPTPDAPPGPPQNWRERLSIVVEAMREMSLESDPESLVRKYSVRTRQLTPSDRLVALSRRNIEAPKYRVTRASIWQDKINPWKEPHRLPVLEGGLLGELIYGDEPRILNRIELAHDEPAREYFEGMGSLVFIPNFDKGTAMNGVILMRRDPDAFVHEKLPELVWLSNLFGRATHNLVLSAELDKAYQEVDSELRYVADLQRSLLPTALPKCENLDLAAHYATSRRAGGDYYDVFSLGEGRIGIIMADVVGHGTPAAVLMAITHSLAHNHRAVAHDPGAFLGAINRDLASRYTRDTGAFVTAFYGVYDQRTRSFLYSNAGHPLPLVKRCTDGSSFALDEGRSLPLGIDDSVVYESATTALSAGDQVVFYTDGITEAFGPDRQMYGTARLQRAIEDCALTASGLIASILEDLETFTRSAAPDDDRTLLLAKIR, from the coding sequence ATGCCCGACGCGACGCCAACGCCCATCCCGACGCCCGACGCCCCCCCGGGCCCGCCGCAGAACTGGCGGGAGCGGCTCTCGATCGTCGTCGAGGCCATGCGCGAGATGAGTCTGGAGTCGGACCCGGAATCGCTCGTCCGCAAGTATTCGGTACGGACACGCCAGCTCACGCCGAGCGACCGGCTGGTCGCGCTGTCGCGCCGGAACATCGAAGCCCCGAAGTACCGGGTGACGCGCGCGTCGATCTGGCAGGACAAGATCAATCCCTGGAAGGAGCCGCATCGCCTGCCGGTCCTCGAGGGCGGGCTGCTGGGCGAGCTGATCTACGGCGACGAGCCGCGCATCCTGAACAGGATCGAGCTCGCGCACGACGAGCCCGCTCGCGAATACTTCGAGGGGATGGGCTCGCTGGTCTTCATCCCCAACTTCGACAAAGGCACGGCCATGAACGGCGTCATCCTGATGCGCCGCGACCCCGACGCCTTTGTGCACGAGAAGCTGCCGGAGCTTGTCTGGCTCTCCAACCTGTTCGGTCGCGCCACGCACAACCTGGTGCTGTCCGCCGAGCTCGACAAGGCGTACCAGGAGGTCGATTCCGAGCTGCGCTATGTCGCCGACCTCCAGCGCTCGCTCCTCCCGACGGCGCTGCCCAAGTGCGAGAACCTCGACCTCGCGGCCCACTACGCGACCTCGCGGCGCGCCGGGGGCGACTATTACGACGTCTTCTCGCTGGGCGAGGGGAGGATCGGCATCATCATGGCCGATGTCGTCGGGCACGGCACGCCGGCGGCGGTCCTGATGGCGATCACCCACTCCCTCGCGCACAACCATCGCGCCGTGGCCCATGACCCGGGCGCCTTTCTCGGGGCGATCAATCGCGACCTCGCCTCCCGCTACACCCGCGACACCGGGGCGTTCGTCACCGCGTTCTACGGCGTGTACGACCAGCGAACCCGCTCGTTCCTCTACAGCAACGCCGGGCACCCCCTGCCCCTCGTGAAGCGGTGCACCGACGGCTCCTCCTTCGCGCTCGACGAAGGGCGGTCGCTCCCCCTGGGCATCGACGATTCGGTCGTGTACGAGTCCGCCACGACGGCCCTCTCGGCGGGCGACCAGGTCGTGTTCTACACCGACGGCATCACCGAGGCCTTCGGCCCCGACCGCCAGATGTACGGCACGGCGCGCCTCCAGAGGGCCATCGAGGACTGCGCCCTGACGGCGTCGGGCCTCATCGCCTCGATCCTCGAGGACCTCGAGACCTTCACGCGCAGCGCCGCCCCGGACGACGATCGCACCCTCCTGCTCGCCAAGATCCGGTGA
- a CDS encoding isoprenyl transferase, with amino-acid sequence MPTSAPSAPASQLTGDPARQRVALTDADRQALARIRAVNPKADPLGVAPDVPPSRIPRHIAVIMDGNGRWAAQRGLDRSAGHRAGAKAVQAALEACNTLGVEVLTLYSFSVENWKRPRAEVDALMRLYLEYMALERDRLVEHNLRFKQIGRREGLPPAVLEALEKTLDATKDCTGPILNLAVNYGSRAEIADAAREIARKAAAGELDPESVDETVFERHLETAGLPDPDLLIRTAGEMRISNYLLWQISYAELHVTQTLWPDFDQASMIDAVRDYASRSRRFGGLDHAHAPDAPDAPGNAPTPPAPTTH; translated from the coding sequence ATGCCCACCTCCGCCCCTTCAGCCCCAGCAAGCCAACTCACGGGCGACCCCGCCCGACAACGCGTCGCGCTCACCGACGCCGACCGTCAGGCGCTCGCTCGCATCCGCGCGGTCAACCCCAAGGCCGATCCGCTGGGCGTCGCGCCCGATGTCCCCCCCTCGCGCATCCCCAGGCACATCGCGGTGATCATGGACGGCAACGGCCGATGGGCGGCCCAGCGGGGCCTCGACCGCTCGGCAGGTCATCGCGCGGGCGCCAAGGCGGTGCAGGCGGCCCTCGAGGCCTGCAACACCCTGGGCGTCGAGGTGCTCACGCTCTACTCGTTCTCCGTCGAGAACTGGAAGCGACCTCGCGCCGAGGTCGACGCGCTGATGCGTCTCTACCTTGAGTACATGGCGCTCGAGCGCGATCGGCTCGTCGAGCACAACCTCCGATTCAAGCAGATCGGGCGGCGCGAGGGGCTCCCCCCGGCCGTGCTCGAAGCCCTTGAGAAGACCCTCGACGCGACGAAGGACTGCACCGGCCCGATCCTCAACCTGGCGGTGAACTACGGCTCGCGCGCCGAGATCGCCGACGCGGCCCGCGAGATCGCGCGCAAGGCCGCCGCCGGGGAACTCGACCCCGAGAGCGTGGACGAGACGGTCTTCGAGCGCCACCTCGAGACCGCCGGCCTGCCCGATCCTGATCTGCTCATCCGCACCGCCGGGGAGATGCGCATCAGCAACTACCTGCTCTGGCAGATCAGCTACGCCGAACTGCACGTGACGCAGACGCTCTGGCCCGACTTCGATCAGGCCTCGATGATCGACGCCGTGCGCGACTACGCGTCGCGCAGCCGACGCTTCGGGGGCCTCGATCACGCCCACGCCCCCGATGCCCCCGATGCCCCCGGCAACGCGCCCACCCCACCGGCCCCCACCACACACTGA
- the infC gene encoding translation initiation factor IF-3 encodes MNTRSTHIGRRPFYRDSGPPIKRTRINEHIRFSPLRVIGPENEQIGVIEREAALRMAEDAGMDLVEISPEARPPVCKIMDYGKYKYELSKKQNKSKAASAVSDLKEVRLGRSIKVDPHDIDIRIRRARVFLMDGHKVQLVQMYRGREVVHRNLGMDIMQRVVDALADVAKIEMAPKHVDRRTIMIVSPDKVKIAKIEAQLKREQKARGLSEEQAEAEARAARQAAREAAEKEALEDENDAEEPDDEGADQTPEEAELGFDIEPEKFDRKRR; translated from the coding sequence CTGAACACAAGGAGCACACACATCGGCAGGCGACCCTTCTATCGCGACAGCGGACCCCCGATCAAGCGCACGCGGATCAACGAGCACATCCGCTTTTCTCCCCTGCGCGTGATCGGTCCTGAGAACGAGCAGATCGGCGTGATCGAGCGCGAGGCCGCGCTCCGCATGGCCGAGGACGCCGGGATGGATCTCGTTGAGATCTCTCCCGAGGCCCGCCCCCCGGTCTGCAAGATCATGGACTACGGCAAGTACAAGTACGAGCTGTCCAAGAAGCAGAACAAGTCCAAGGCCGCGTCCGCGGTCTCCGACCTGAAAGAGGTCCGTCTCGGGCGCTCGATCAAGGTCGACCCGCACGACATCGACATCCGCATCCGTCGCGCGCGCGTGTTCCTCATGGATGGGCACAAGGTGCAGCTCGTGCAGATGTACCGTGGGCGCGAGGTGGTGCACCGCAACCTGGGCATGGACATCATGCAGCGCGTCGTCGACGCGCTGGCCGATGTCGCGAAGATCGAGATGGCGCCCAAGCACGTCGACCGGCGCACGATCATGATCGTCTCGCCCGACAAGGTGAAGATCGCGAAGATCGAGGCCCAGCTCAAGCGCGAGCAGAAGGCCCGGGGCCTCTCGGAAGAGCAGGCCGAGGCCGAGGCCCGCGCCGCGCGCCAGGCGGCCCGCGAGGCGGCCGAGAAGGAAGCCCTCGAGGACGAGAACGACGCCGAGGAGCCAGACGACGAGGGGGCGGACCAGACCCCCGAGGAAGCGGAGCTCGGCTTCGACATCGAGCCCGAGAAGTTCGACCGCAAGCGTCGATAA